AAGGCCGCTGACGCAGGCAAACAGGCTTTCGACCTGTTTGAACAAATGAATGAACCCGCCGGGATGATCGCCAGCCTCGCCAACCTCGCTTCGTCACTGGCACAATTGGAAGACCACCAGGATCTGGCTGAAAAGTACGCATTGAAAATCTTGTCATTGCCGGAGGATGCAGCGGAATTTGGCTTGCGTATGATTGCCCTGAACATACTGACTTCCGTTAACCGCAAGAAAAAAGATTTTACTGCCGCAAAACAGTACGGCGAGGAGGCCATCCGCTTATGCAAACAACACCAGTTGCCGGATAAAGTCATCCTAAACCTGATTAATTACGGCAATATTATCCGTGATGAAGGCAATCTGGAAGATGCGGTAAAAATATATGATGAAGCACTCGTGCTGATAAACGTAATCGGGCTAAAGAAGGAGGAATCAAGGATATACTGGATATTAACTTCGCTTTATAGACAGAAAGAAGAAATGGAACTCAGCATAATAAATGCTGATAAAGCAATTGCCGCCGCTCAACAGGCGAACCACACGTATGGGATGGCACATGCCTGGGAAGAAAAGGCAAAAACACTGTATGTAATGAACAGGGATGCTGAAGCGGCGGATGCGTATGAAAAAAGCGGTCGTATTTTCTCCTCCATTGCGCAATATTCAAAAGATGCCCGGCAATGCTTTCTACAGGCCATTGATATTTATTTTAAAACAGGCAACCTAGAAAAAGGCAACCAGTTACTGGCCGAATCGATCAAAGATCGCCCGCAGGATAATGTAGGTGAACTCGAAGATCTGATGATGGGTGATGGCCTGCACAACGATCCTGCTACGATTCACAACAGTTTTTTACAACTGGCCAAGAAATACCAATCGGAAAACTTTAATGAAAATGCCATCCGCAAATTCTTGGTATACGCGGGTTATTGCCATAGAAATTCATTATCTAATAAAGCCCCATACAACGAGGTGTTGGTACAACTGGCAATAGCCACACCCGTTAACCGATTCGCCAGAACGATATTGGCGATCATGCTTGATCAGTCCAGAGAGTTGACTAATGAAGAAGCCCTTTCCCAAATCATAAAAATCCTATCCAATTCCTTAAACGGGTTGTACTACCGCGAAACATCCGAACAGGCTGTTTTCACGTCAGCTATCATACCCAAGCTCAATTTACAGTTGATGGCTTTTAAAACCGATGTACTAACCAAAAAAATGGCACTAGTGGTACTGTTGTTTTTGTTTGCTGCACCTGAAATGATTGATTTGCCAGAAACACCTTCCGCTAATTCCTACTCGGCTATGTTCATGAATCGTCGGGATATAGAGGAGGAAGGCGCTGCACTGGATTTGGCAGAAGAGTTTTCAGCCGATATTCAAACACTCCTGATGAGAACGAATTATAGCAGAACAATTGACACTTTATTAGTCAATTCAGATTACGAAACTTGCGCTGACTTGACTACATTTCCCGACAATAAATGCCTAATGTATTGCTTGGGCATATTAATCATAAGTATCACCAGCCATTATGCAGGCGCATCCGTTAAATCACCCCGTAAAGACACGAAGCCCGTTACACGTAAACTCGCTTTTTTCTTCGATTACACGAATCTTGAAGATTCAAAGACATTGAACAAGGCTTTTGAAGTAGATATAAAAAAATCAATTGACATGGAAACCAAAGAAAAAAAGTACTCGCTGCAACATGCTATGCATTATCTCGCCTCGATAACTTTTGTTCCGGCAGCAGGGGAAAGGGGAGTTCCTGCAATCGGCTTGGTCTTCGGTAATCATAGCATAGCTTCCAACTGTCAACAACTATCCGAAACATTTGAGGAAAGGCAGATCCGCTTAACATTAAAAACGGGTGGAGTAACTGGAGAACTGACCCTTGAAGACACCGTCAATGGTAAATCACTTGCAACAGGAAAGGCAAATGTTGATTTCGCCGAGATCAAGGCCTTTCTTGCAAACACACCTGAAGATAAAACAGTCGTACTGGCCTTTGGTTTTAGATCGGGTTGTGATTTCGTGATCTGTCCGGCAGCGGAAAAAAAGACTACCATCCCATTCTGTTATCGAACTATATTATCACTCTACCTCTATAATTTATTTAATATCCTGTTGGGACGATTTCTATGTGCCAGCCTTTTTTTCGTGCCCGCAGCATCTTCTATCTGTTATTTAGGATTCTTCTGGCATTGACACAATAAATAACGTGTTTTCAAAACTTATAAATTAATCCCTAAACCCTACTTCAAATTACCTTTAGAGGCTGTATAATATCTTCTGCAAAGCTTCATATTGCTCCTTATGCTTGGCAGGATTTACCGCTTTAAGCCGCCCTAAGTTTTGCAGCTTCCATGCAATAGCCGGGAAACGCGAAAAATCATATATGCTCCAATCAGGGTTTACATCTTTAAAACTTAGAAGGAATAGTTTGTCCCTTTCAGTGAGGCTTTCCTTTACTGTTTTAACCAACTCTGCCCTGACTTCCTCATATTCTGTATAATTAAATTCCTCGTCAGTCATGCCTGCAAACTGATTTGCCATTGCAGAATGCTGGTCTTGAAAATTAGGGCTGATAACTTCGTTTATCGGTCTGTCGCTGCATAACAAGCAATAAAGAAAACCTGTTTTGACCTGCTCCGAAAATCCTTCATTTGCCATGAGATACTTTACATCGAATAAATCCCTTGGATGTTGACGGTCGAGTGCGGCACAAATTTTTCCACCATAAAGCTGCCCAACTGGCACCACCGGAATGACGCAAAAAGCATCGAAATCATTTTGCGCTTTTTCACAAAGCTGCATCTTTACTGGATCACTTAATATACCACGGGCAACCAAATTTGCTTCCAGCTTTACATCTACACCTTGTTCTGCAATCAGCAACTTGCCAATCTCCTTCCTATGTGAAACATGAACCTTGAGAATAGCTTTTTCAATATTTGCCTTAATACGTTCCAACGCTTCACCGATATGAATAAGAGTTGTGGCTCTGTCTTCGATAAGAACATAAGTGAGGTCTATATCAACAGAGAGGCGGGGCATATTTCGTACAAAAAGATTGATTGCAGTACCACCGTGCATTGCAAAGCATGTTTCCTTTGCAACTTCCGGCAAGACATTCAACAAAAGCGAAACCTGCCTTTTATATGCTTCTTTTTCCATGTTCTTCTAATTCTTTTGGAACCGTTATCTTGTATTTGTCCACGTAAACACCATTCTTGACGATGCTGCGCTTCCCATGACCCAAATCTACCTTTCTCAAAACCAAGTATTGGAACCATTCATGTCCTGCCTTTTCGGCTAAGTATAGGAACAGCCGTTTAACTTTAACCGACTCGCACTTTTCAAGGAGGTCTTGTACCTGGTTAGGGCGAAGGTTATTCAACCCTTCCATGAGTTCAAAACATTCCATGAGTTCCTGCTTTTCAGGTGCGAGATAAAGGCATTCCATAAAAGCGCGAACTGCGCCTGAAACATTTATGGAAAAATTTTTAAGCTCTACCTCGACCATACCTATGTCAGGTGGCAGAAAAGAGGTTGGGTAATAGTCCAATGCTATTCCCCAATCATGCTTCTGGAACCATGCTGGTAGTCTTTCTCCTTTATTGCCAAAGAGTACCGCTTTTTTGGCCGACAGCTCGAGATAATGTGCCTTGCCAAGGAAGAACAGTGCCGTTCTGCCACCTGGGTGAACCGTTAGAGTACTTTGCGTCTGAAGTGCATATATAGCTCCCTCATAACCCACTTTGTCACCAGTTCTTATCATGGCTCCCGTACCTATGGATTTCAACCAGTTCCCTTTTCTATAGCGT
This genomic interval from Chitinophaga horti contains the following:
- a CDS encoding nucleotidyl transferase AbiEii/AbiGii toxin family protein, with amino-acid sequence MEKEAYKRQVSLLLNVLPEVAKETCFAMHGGTAINLFVRNMPRLSVDIDLTYVLIEDRATTLIHIGEALERIKANIEKAILKVHVSHRKEIGKLLIAEQGVDVKLEANLVARGILSDPVKMQLCEKAQNDFDAFCVIPVVPVGQLYGGKICAALDRQHPRDLFDVKYLMANEGFSEQVKTGFLYCLLCSDRPINEVISPNFQDQHSAMANQFAGMTDEEFNYTEYEEVRAELVKTVKESLTERDKLFLLSFKDVNPDWSIYDFSRFPAIAWKLQNLGRLKAVNPAKHKEQYEALQKILYSL
- a CDS encoding type IV toxin-antitoxin system AbiEi family antitoxin; its protein translation is MSAEKTTKINRLLTSQPFGIVLQSDWLTEQGYNSDLQKRYRKGNWLKSIGTGAMIRTGDKVGYEGAIYALQTQSTLTVHPGGRTALFFLGKAHYLELSAKKAVLFGNKGERLPAWFQKHDWGIALDYYPTSFLPPDIGMVEVELKNFSINVSGAVRAFMECLYLAPEKQELMECFELMEGLNNLRPNQVQDLLEKCESVKVKRLFLYLAEKAGHEWFQYLVLRKVDLGHGKRSIVKNGVYVDKYKITVPKELEEHGKRSI
- a CDS encoding tetratricopeptide repeat protein; this encodes MSRKKKIDVQQSERDIVNVAGNLNLNGGTLQVEKLFVGDQDRLDERIQEAEQQTLSLQFSISYFEVVKKKFANKPLLERALLDDLWQQVNEHREVLLTGQPGAGKTCCFLQLSKYCSPVYISLRDRSPVFLLGYLINKIRIGRNESLIKIQDIETGLAILETELQESKTVFFIDDLEIDYSFAMRLMALNKGNNLFLYASRNEKELEPAGIYPFRLPALSQEEAKAFLQLQGIALNVLEFTELYQASAGTPLYLFYFSKFQIRPLPPDLQSYHQSIWARLDQQAKECLIFCSLSYQPLLLGDLAMLWNETPVAAVDRMAAFSGLLTNQDSNLTIFHPVFREFILERIGCDGLASAYKKQLADFYLSNNNYLNAAVLLVDEDPVRFNEFGESCIAPVISLGDLPLAIRFIETLLQFRKTGLGEGYLRYHLAYVYRYLYREQEASEELEKAIALFGKLRNKRWLLTAQMIKAMDLVENGEKEEGLKLADSIMEKTTRYGNVFHARALVNLTKIYMDLSEFNKAADAGKQAFDLFEQMNEPAGMIASLANLASSLAQLEDHQDLAEKYALKILSLPEDAAEFGLRMIALNILTSVNRKKKDFTAAKQYGEEAIRLCKQHQLPDKVILNLINYGNIIRDEGNLEDAVKIYDEALVLINVIGLKKEESRIYWILTSLYRQKEEMELSIINADKAIAAAQQANHTYGMAHAWEEKAKTLYVMNRDAEAADAYEKSGRIFSSIAQYSKDARQCFLQAIDIYFKTGNLEKGNQLLAESIKDRPQDNVGELEDLMMGDGLHNDPATIHNSFLQLAKKYQSENFNENAIRKFLVYAGYCHRNSLSNKAPYNEVLVQLAIATPVNRFARTILAIMLDQSRELTNEEALSQIIKILSNSLNGLYYRETSEQAVFTSAIIPKLNLQLMAFKTDVLTKKMALVVLLFLFAAPEMIDLPETPSANSYSAMFMNRRDIEEEGAALDLAEEFSADIQTLLMRTNYSRTIDTLLVNSDYETCADLTTFPDNKCLMYCLGILIISITSHYAGASVKSPRKDTKPVTRKLAFFFDYTNLEDSKTLNKAFEVDIKKSIDMETKEKKYSLQHAMHYLASITFVPAAGERGVPAIGLVFGNHSIASNCQQLSETFEERQIRLTLKTGGVTGELTLEDTVNGKSLATGKANVDFAEIKAFLANTPEDKTVVLAFGFRSGCDFVICPAAEKKTTIPFCYRTILSLYLYNLFNILLGRFLCASLFFVPAASSICYLGFFWH